AGCCAGCGGAAGGCAGAAGCTGCTGCAGCGGATCCGGGAGATCGGCGAGAGGGGCTGACTCCCGGGATGTTGACAGGGAATCCAAGTTCGGAGTGTGGCAGTGGGGAGTGGCGCAGTATGGAGTAAGAGTCCGGTGACAGACTCCCGACTGCCACACTCCCCACTGCCACACCCCAAACTTGGATTCCAGTGACCGATCCAGGAGCCAGTAAAACATTGACATAGCCTTCCTGCAAGATTATGCATGATAGATGCATAAGGTTGCGGTCGGAATCCTGGGCGCGAGCGGCTACGCCGGCAGGGAGCTGTGCGGGCTGGTCGCGCGCCATCCGGGGATGGAGCTGGCGTTCGCCGCGGCCAACGGCCAGCGGGGGCAGCGCGCGCGCTTCGGCGCGAGCGAGATCACCTTTCTCGCGCCCGACGACGTCAAGCTCGACGACGCCCGAATGGTGTTCAGCGCGCTGCCGCACGGCGCGTCCGCCGAGTGGGTGGACGCCGCGCGACAAACCGGCGCGCGCGTGATCGATCTCTCGTCGGACTTCCGCCCCGGGAACAGCGCGAACGCCGCGCCGTACGGGCTGACCGAGATCATGCGCGACACGATCGCCGGTGCCGAGCTGGTCGCGAATCCCGGCTGCTATCCCACCGCGGTGCTGATCGGACTCGCGCCGCTGCTCGCGCGCGGGCTCGTGCGCGCGGGCGCGACGATCAACGTCAACGCCGCGAGCGGAGTGACCGGCGCGGGCTTCGCGCCCAGGCAGGAGTTGATGTTCGCCGAGGTCGCCGAGGACTTCCGGGCGTACGCGCCCGGCAACGTGCACCGCCACCTCGCCGAGATGAACGCGCTGGTGCGCGAGCTGGGCGGCGACGCCGACATTCTGTTCACGCCGCACCTGCTGCCCGTCGCGCGCGGCATTCTCGCGACGATCACCGTTCCCCTCGCCGCCGAGCTCGCGCATCCCGCCGCGCTCTGGCGCGGGTTCTACGCCGGCGAGCCGTTCGTCGAGATCGCCGACGCGCCGCCCTCGCTGCGCGACGTCGTGCACCGCAACGTCGTGCGGCTGAGCGTGCACGCCGCCGCGAACGTGCGGCAGCCGACGCTCGTGATCGTAGCGGCGATCGACAACCTGCTCAAGGGCGCCGCGGGCCAGGCGGTACAGAACGCCAATCTCCTGCTCGGCCTGGACGAACGTCTCGGGCTGCCCGCGTGAAGACGGTCGTGAAGATCGGCGGGCGCGCGCAGTCGTCGCCCGCGCTGGCTGCCGTGCTCGCCGCGGCGTGGAATGCCGCGCCGGGCGCGATGTGCGTCGTGCACGGCGGCGGCGAGGAGATCTCCGAGATGCAGCGGAAGCTGGGCCGATCGCCTGGGTTCAGCGGCGGCCGCCGGGTCACGTCCGAGGAGGACATCGCCATCGTGCGCATGGTGCTGTCGGGCCTGGTCAACAAGCGGCTCGTGGCGCTGCTCGCCGGCGCCGGAATTCCCGCAGTCGGGATCTCCGGCGAGGACGGCGGATTCATCGAAGCGCAGCCGCTGGGCATCGAGGAATTCGGCCACGTGGGCATGCCCGGACGCGTCAACGGCGCGGTCGTCGCGACGCTGCTCGGCGCGGGCTATCTGCCCGTGATCTCGCCATTGGCGAAGAACGCGCACGGCCATGGCGCGCTCAACGTGAACGGTGACGACGCAGCGGCGGCGATCGCGGTCGCTACCGGCGCAGCCGAGCTGCTTCTCATCGCGGACATGGACGGCGTCCTCGGCGCGGAAGGAACAGTGCTCGAGGACCTCGACGTGGAGACGGCGCGCAATCTGATCGCGAACGGCACCGCGTCCAACGGAATGGCCGCCAAGCTCGAGGCCGCGCACGCCGCGCTGGCCGGAGGAGTTTTGTCGGTGCGGATCGCGTCGCTCGCCGGAGTGCTCGATGACGCGCTGGGCACGACCATGACACTCGCGCCGGGTCGCGCCGCGTGACGACGCTCTCTCTGCCGGTGCTCGACGAGGAGGCGAGCGCCGCGAAGCAATCGGCGATCCTCGGGACGTACAAGCGCGCGCCGCTCGAGATCGTCGGCGGGCGCGGCGTCGACCTGCTCGGCGCCGACGGCCGAAGCTATCTCGATTTCGCCAGTGGAATCGGTGTGAACGCGCTGGGCTACGCCGACGCGGGCATCCGGGACGCGATCGCGGCCGCGGCCGGCACAGGCGTGCTGCATACATCCAACCTGTACGCGACCGGGGCCGGCGAGATGCTGGCGCAGCGCCTCGTAGACCGGTCGTTCGCTGCGTCGGTGTTCTTCTGCAACTCCGGCGCGGAGGCGAACGAAGGTGCGTTCAAGTTCGCGCGGCGGTGGGCGCGGACCATCGGCGGCTCGCGGAAGCACGAGATCGTCGCGCTCCGTGGAGGCTTTCATGGCCGGCTGTTCGCCTCGCTCGCGGCAACCGACCGGCCGTCGTACCGCGCGCCGTTCAGACCGCTTGCGCCCGGCATATCCATCTGCGAGCGCGACCTGGACGACTTGGCGCGCATGCTCGATGGCGACACTGTCGCGGCAGTGATAGTGGAGCCGGTGCAGGGCGAGGGCGGGGTGCGGGTACTCGAGCCCGCGTTGCTGCAGGGGCTGCGGCGGCTGACGAGCGAGCGCGAGATCGCGCTGATCTTCGACGAGGTGCAGTGCGGGCTCGGCCGGACGGGGACGCTGTTCGCCTACGAGTACAGCGGCGTCGTGCCCGACATGCTCACGCTCGCGAAGCCGCTGGCCGGCGGCCTTCCGATGGGCGCGGTGCTGCTCTCGCCGGAAATCGCGAAGACGATTCAGCCGGGCGATCACGCGACGACGTTCGGCGGGGGACCGTTCGTGGCCTCCGTCGCGCTGCACGTGTTCGACCGGCTGTCGGACGAAGCGCTGCTCGAGAGCGTCGCTGACAACGGGCTCTTCATCGAAGGAATACTGACCGAGCTGGCGGCGAGCACGCCGCGCGTGCGCGCGGTGCGCGGCGTCGGCTACATGTGGGGGATCGACGTCGTCGAGCCCGCGGCCGGCGTCGTGGCGCGGGCGCTCGACGCGGGCCTGCTGATTCTGTCCGCGGGCGATTACACGCTCCGGCTGCTCCCGCCGCTGGTTGCCGACCGGGACGACCTGGCGAGGGGTCTCGCGATCCTGGAAGGAGTCGTCGCGTGATTCAGCCGAGCCTTCGCTCCATCGCCCCACGGCAGGAAGAGGTCACGCTTCGTCCCGCGCGCCGGGCCGACGCGGACGCGATCGTGCGGCTGGTGAACGGATACGCGGCCGAGGGGATCATGCTGCCGCGGTCGCTCGACTCCGTCGTGCACGCGCTCGACGACTTCGTCGTCGCCGTGGACCGGCGCGGCAAGCTGCTCGGCTGCGGCGCGCTGAAGGAGTATTCGCCGTCGCTGGCCGAGGTGTCGTCGCTCGCGATTGTGCGCGAGGCGCACGGGATCGGACTGGGGAAGCGCATCGTGCGAGCAGTCGAAGCGCTCGCTCGCAAGCGGGCCATCGACGAGTTGTTTGCGCTAACGCTTTCGCCGGCGTTCTTCGAGTCCGCGGGATATGCACTCGCGGATCGCGCCGCGTACCCGGAGAAGATCCGGCGCGACTGCCTGCGCTGCCCGCGCCGGATTCGCTGTGACGAGATATGCGTGAGCCGCTTGCTGGCGGCATCGCCCGCGCTCGAGGCCGCCGCGTAGCCGGACCAGCGCGCGCGCTGTATTCTGAGGCAGATGGTGACGGGGGTCGGTTCTCTCTCTCCCCGTCGGGACCTACGCGAATCGGGCCGTGCCCATGCGAGTGCGTCTTCGCGAGGCATGACTCCGTTGAGGGCACGGCCCGATTCGCTAAGACGGTCCCTTTGGGGAGAGAGACAAACCGC
This sequence is a window from Gemmatimonadaceae bacterium. Protein-coding genes within it:
- the argC gene encoding N-acetyl-gamma-glutamyl-phosphate reductase, whose protein sequence is MHKVAVGILGASGYAGRELCGLVARHPGMELAFAAANGQRGQRARFGASEITFLAPDDVKLDDARMVFSALPHGASAEWVDAARQTGARVIDLSSDFRPGNSANAAPYGLTEIMRDTIAGAELVANPGCYPTAVLIGLAPLLARGLVRAGATINVNAASGVTGAGFAPRQELMFAEVAEDFRAYAPGNVHRHLAEMNALVRELGGDADILFTPHLLPVARGILATITVPLAAELAHPAALWRGFYAGEPFVEIADAPPSLRDVVHRNVVRLSVHAAANVRQPTLVIVAAIDNLLKGAAGQAVQNANLLLGLDERLGLPA
- the argB gene encoding acetylglutamate kinase — its product is MKTVVKIGGRAQSSPALAAVLAAAWNAAPGAMCVVHGGGEEISEMQRKLGRSPGFSGGRRVTSEEDIAIVRMVLSGLVNKRLVALLAGAGIPAVGISGEDGGFIEAQPLGIEEFGHVGMPGRVNGAVVATLLGAGYLPVISPLAKNAHGHGALNVNGDDAAAAIAVATGAAELLLIADMDGVLGAEGTVLEDLDVETARNLIANGTASNGMAAKLEAAHAALAGGVLSVRIASLAGVLDDALGTTMTLAPGRAA
- a CDS encoding acetylornithine transaminase; this encodes MTTLSLPVLDEEASAAKQSAILGTYKRAPLEIVGGRGVDLLGADGRSYLDFASGIGVNALGYADAGIRDAIAAAAGTGVLHTSNLYATGAGEMLAQRLVDRSFAASVFFCNSGAEANEGAFKFARRWARTIGGSRKHEIVALRGGFHGRLFASLAATDRPSYRAPFRPLAPGISICERDLDDLARMLDGDTVAAVIVEPVQGEGGVRVLEPALLQGLRRLTSEREIALIFDEVQCGLGRTGTLFAYEYSGVVPDMLTLAKPLAGGLPMGAVLLSPEIAKTIQPGDHATTFGGGPFVASVALHVFDRLSDEALLESVADNGLFIEGILTELAASTPRVRAVRGVGYMWGIDVVEPAAGVVARALDAGLLILSAGDYTLRLLPPLVADRDDLARGLAILEGVVA
- a CDS encoding GNAT family N-acetyltransferase, with protein sequence MIQPSLRSIAPRQEEVTLRPARRADADAIVRLVNGYAAEGIMLPRSLDSVVHALDDFVVAVDRRGKLLGCGALKEYSPSLAEVSSLAIVREAHGIGLGKRIVRAVEALARKRAIDELFALTLSPAFFESAGYALADRAAYPEKIRRDCLRCPRRIRCDEICVSRLLAASPALEAAA